Proteins co-encoded in one Cupriavidus nantongensis genomic window:
- a CDS encoding GNAT family N-acetyltransferase, translating to MTSTNATTAPRGHGTHQPFTLRDATRADITAIHAIYAHHVEHGRASFEEVSPSVDEMQLRLAEVHRKGLPYLVAERDGEVLGYAYASAYRARSAYRFAIEDSIYIDHRRVGEGLGQALLAALIARCENGPWRQMVAVIACTAAGEGAGSLAVHERLGFRTVGRLEAVGFKHGQWIDTVLMQRALGAGATTLPA from the coding sequence ATGACCTCCACCAACGCCACCACCGCGCCGCGCGGCCATGGCACGCACCAGCCCTTTACGCTGCGTGACGCCACCCGCGCCGACATTACCGCCATCCACGCCATCTACGCCCACCACGTGGAGCACGGCCGCGCCTCGTTCGAGGAAGTGTCGCCGAGCGTCGACGAGATGCAGCTGCGCCTGGCCGAAGTGCACCGCAAGGGCCTGCCCTACCTGGTCGCCGAGCGCGACGGCGAGGTGCTGGGCTATGCCTATGCCTCGGCCTACCGCGCGCGCAGCGCCTACCGCTTCGCCATCGAAGACTCGATCTACATCGACCACCGCCGCGTCGGCGAAGGCCTGGGCCAGGCGCTGCTGGCGGCGCTGATCGCCCGCTGCGAAAACGGTCCGTGGCGCCAGATGGTCGCCGTGATCGCATGCACCGCCGCCGGCGAAGGCGCGGGCTCGCTGGCCGTGCACGAACGGCTGGGCTTCCGCACCGTCGGCCGGCTGGAGGCGGTGGGGTTCAAGCACGGCCAGTGGATCGATACGGTGCTGATGCAGCGGGCGCTGGGTGCGGGGGCGACGACGCTGCCGGCGTAG
- a CDS encoding type II toxin-antitoxin system RelE/ParE family toxin — MCRDVTAGLKLLWTPQALKQRIAIRSFIAQHDPVAAVRMERRFNEAAARLQLFPELGTASRCTGAREYVAHEHYRLIYELNEGVIWIIGIAHTSRRSL, encoded by the coding sequence GTGTGCCGCGATGTTACGGCAGGCTTGAAGCTGCTATGGACGCCACAGGCATTGAAACAGCGTATAGCGATCCGGAGCTTCATCGCACAGCATGATCCCGTTGCCGCAGTCCGAATGGAACGGCGGTTCAATGAGGCGGCTGCGCGGCTGCAGCTTTTTCCTGAACTTGGAACGGCGAGCCGCTGTACCGGAGCTCGTGAGTACGTGGCGCACGAGCACTACCGACTGATTTACGAACTCAATGAAGGAGTGATCTGGATCATAGGGATCGCACACACATCGCGGCGTTCTTTATAG
- a CDS encoding M20/M25/M40 family metallo-hydrolase, producing MTARDNMNPIETTLTQFIDQHRPQQEAFLAELVKVPSDNPAGDCDAHGKRAKELLEGLGFTVEAHKVPDEQVKAAGMISATNLIVRKQFGTGGPVIAMNAHGDVVPPGLGWTKDPYGGEIVDSADSEHGPVMYGRGVAVSKSDFATYTYAVLALMEAEKQGAKINGAVELQFTYDEETGGDIGPKFLLDNNLSKADYAISAGFSYGITSSHNGCLHVEVTVKGKQGHAAMPHTGVDAIEAATHILQAIYGLRAELATRKSKVPGIDTATLNVGLIKGGINTNVVPDLVTFRVDRRMIPEEIGFDAEGEIRAVVEKAAKDRPGIEVKVERIILAEPLSELPGVEKLIGALKSRAESVFGVEIPVQGVPLYTDARHYTKRGIPTVLYGAGPRTLMEARGHNSDENLRLNDLNRATKVVALALSDLMQ from the coding sequence ATGACCGCACGAGACAATATGAACCCCATCGAAACCACGCTGACGCAGTTCATCGACCAGCACCGTCCGCAGCAGGAAGCCTTCCTGGCCGAGCTGGTCAAGGTGCCGTCGGACAACCCGGCCGGCGATTGCGATGCGCACGGCAAACGCGCCAAGGAACTGCTGGAGGGTCTGGGCTTCACGGTGGAGGCCCACAAGGTGCCCGACGAGCAGGTCAAGGCCGCCGGCATGATCAGCGCCACCAATCTGATCGTGCGCAAGCAGTTCGGCACGGGCGGCCCGGTCATCGCCATGAACGCCCACGGCGACGTGGTGCCCCCCGGCCTGGGCTGGACCAAGGACCCGTACGGCGGCGAGATTGTCGATAGCGCCGACAGCGAGCACGGCCCGGTCATGTACGGCCGCGGCGTGGCGGTGTCCAAGTCGGACTTCGCCACCTACACCTACGCGGTGCTGGCGCTGATGGAAGCCGAGAAGCAGGGCGCGAAGATCAACGGCGCGGTCGAGCTGCAGTTCACCTATGACGAGGAAACCGGCGGCGACATCGGCCCGAAGTTCCTGCTCGACAACAACCTGAGCAAGGCCGACTACGCGATCTCGGCGGGCTTCTCGTACGGCATTACCTCGTCGCACAATGGCTGCCTGCACGTCGAAGTGACGGTCAAGGGCAAGCAGGGCCACGCCGCCATGCCGCACACCGGCGTCGACGCGATCGAGGCCGCCACCCATATCCTGCAGGCCATCTACGGCCTGCGCGCCGAGCTGGCCACGCGCAAGTCGAAGGTGCCGGGCATCGACACCGCCACGCTCAACGTCGGCCTGATCAAGGGCGGCATCAACACCAACGTGGTGCCGGACCTGGTGACCTTCCGCGTCGACCGCCGCATGATCCCCGAGGAAATCGGCTTCGACGCCGAGGGCGAGATCCGCGCCGTGGTCGAGAAGGCCGCCAAGGACCGCCCGGGCATCGAAGTGAAGGTCGAGCGCATCATCCTGGCCGAGCCGCTGTCGGAACTGCCGGGCGTGGAAAAGCTGATCGGCGCGCTGAAGAGCCGTGCCGAGTCCGTCTTCGGCGTCGAGATCCCGGTGCAGGGCGTGCCGCTGTACACCGACGCCCGCCACTACACCAAGCGCGGCATCCCCACCGTGCTGTACGGCGCGGGCCCGCGCACGCTGATGGAAGCCCGCGGCCACAACTCGGACGAGAACCTGCGCCTGAACGACCTGAACCGTGCCACCAAGGTGGTGGCGCTGGCGCTGTCGGACCTGATGCAGTAA